A window of Dickeya zeae NCPPB 2538 contains these coding sequences:
- a CDS encoding amino acid ABC transporter permease yields MITAQSFQQWLADALLAPQYLQWLWQGFQVTLGIAAATVVLATLSGLILAAGRDSRTRWLRWPVIAYCALFRNTPLLVQLFFWYFGAAQLLPEGVMQWLNRPHVIPLVGLNIPSFEFLAGLFGLTLYSAAFIAEEVRAGIAGVARGQKYAACALGLTGWQAMRYVVLPQALRIALPPLLGQYMNVVKNSSLAMAIGVAELSYASRQVETETLRTFQAFGVATVLYIAVIALMEGWGQWRQHRQPVRGH; encoded by the coding sequence ATGATAACTGCTCAATCTTTCCAACAATGGCTGGCTGACGCGCTGCTGGCACCGCAGTATCTGCAATGGCTGTGGCAGGGGTTTCAGGTCACGCTGGGTATTGCGGCGGCGACTGTGGTGCTGGCAACGCTGTCAGGTCTGATACTGGCCGCCGGGCGTGACAGCCGTACGCGGTGGCTACGCTGGCCGGTGATAGCGTATTGCGCGTTGTTTCGTAATACCCCGCTGCTGGTGCAATTGTTTTTCTGGTATTTCGGCGCGGCCCAGTTGCTGCCAGAGGGAGTAATGCAATGGCTTAACCGCCCGCATGTGATTCCGCTGGTGGGGCTGAACATACCGTCGTTTGAGTTCCTGGCCGGGTTGTTTGGCCTGACGCTGTATTCTGCGGCGTTTATCGCTGAAGAAGTGCGTGCCGGTATCGCGGGTGTGGCGCGCGGTCAGAAGTATGCCGCCTGCGCGTTAGGGCTAACCGGCTGGCAGGCGATGCGCTATGTGGTGTTGCCGCAGGCGCTGCGTATCGCCTTGCCGCCGTTACTCGGTCAGTATATGAACGTTGTCAAAAACTCATCGCTGGCGATGGCCATCGGTGTGGCAGAGCTGTCTTACGCCTCCCGGCAGGTGGAAACGGAAACGCTGCGCACCTTTCAGGCGTTTGGCGTTGCCACGGTGCTGTATATCGCGGTGATTGCCCTGATGGAAGGTTGGGGACAGTGGCGTCAACATCGGCAGCCAGTCAGGGGGCATTGA
- a CDS encoding amino acid ABC transporter permease, with product MDFSIIHDNFSYLMWGTYPDGPLGGAALTLVLSLMAGLTSATLGTVLGVALAMLRGWAGGLLAVVLGFFRAIPVIMLIFWTYFLLPIVFGVDIPEITTVVCALALIASAYLAHGVKAGIMAIGLGQWQAGMSLGLGRWQTLWHIVLPQALRMMVPSFINQWISLIKDTSLAYIVGVGELTFLATQVNNRSMVYPTEVFLFIALVYFIFCLTLDLLALGVSRRFHAGPKPARRWLVWRRRATGVPESPLREVA from the coding sequence ATGGATTTTTCAATCATTCACGACAATTTTAGCTACCTGATGTGGGGCACCTATCCTGATGGCCCATTGGGGGGCGCAGCGTTGACGTTGGTGCTTAGCCTGATGGCCGGACTGACCTCGGCAACACTGGGAACGGTGCTGGGGGTCGCGCTGGCGATGTTGCGCGGCTGGGCTGGCGGGTTGTTGGCTGTGGTGTTGGGGTTTTTCCGGGCAATTCCGGTGATCATGCTGATCTTTTGGACTTACTTTCTGCTGCCTATCGTGTTTGGTGTCGATATCCCCGAAATCACGACGGTGGTATGTGCACTGGCGCTGATCGCGTCGGCTTATCTGGCACATGGCGTGAAAGCGGGCATCATGGCGATAGGCCTGGGTCAGTGGCAGGCGGGGATGTCGCTCGGGTTAGGGCGCTGGCAAACACTGTGGCACATCGTATTACCGCAGGCACTGCGCATGATGGTGCCATCGTTCATCAATCAGTGGATTTCCCTGATTAAAGATACCTCGCTGGCTTACATTGTCGGTGTCGGTGAGCTGACGTTTCTGGCAACGCAGGTGAATAACCGTAGTATGGTTTACCCGACAGAAGTGTTTCTGTTTATCGCGCTGGTCTATTTTATTTTTTGTCTGACGCTGGATTTGCTGGCTCTGGGGGTCAGTCGGCGTTTTCACGCCGGGCCAAAACCCGCCCGTCGCTGGCTGGTGTGGCGACGGCGGGCAACTGGCGTACCCGAATCCCCATTGCGTGAAGTGGCCTGA
- the yieH gene encoding 6-phosphogluconate phosphatase: MSRIECVFFDCDGTLVDSEVICCQAYVNIFIPHGVQLPLDEVIKTFKGMKLYDIIDCISERFGLTVCVEDMERHFRQEVARLFDLSLQPIPGVKEVLTALRTPKAVVSNGPVSKMQHSLGLTGLLPFFGEHLYSGYDIGKWKPDPALLHHAAQQMGVTVENCILVEDSVSGTQAGIAAGIPVFYYCADEHNAPIHHPLVTMFHDMAQLPTLWQEKGWSLTTAP, translated from the coding sequence ATGTCCCGGATTGAATGCGTATTTTTCGACTGTGACGGTACGTTGGTCGACAGCGAAGTCATCTGCTGCCAGGCCTACGTTAATATCTTTATTCCCCATGGCGTACAGCTACCGCTGGATGAAGTCATCAAAACCTTTAAGGGAATGAAGCTCTACGACATTATCGACTGCATCAGTGAACGTTTTGGTCTGACGGTTTGCGTGGAAGACATGGAGCGTCATTTCCGTCAGGAGGTCGCGCGGCTTTTCGATCTTTCGCTACAACCGATCCCTGGCGTGAAAGAGGTACTGACAGCGCTTCGGACGCCGAAAGCGGTCGTCTCCAATGGTCCGGTCAGCAAAATGCAGCATTCACTCGGGTTAACCGGCTTGTTGCCGTTTTTTGGCGAGCACCTGTACAGTGGCTACGATATCGGGAAATGGAAGCCGGACCCGGCGTTATTGCATCATGCCGCACAACAGATGGGGGTAACGGTGGAAAACTGCATTCTGGTGGAGGATTCCGTCTCCGGCACACAGGCTGGCATCGCCGCCGGTATACCGGTGTTCTACTACTGTGCTGACGAGCATAACGCGCCTATCCATCACCCGTTGGTGACGATGTTTCACGACATGGCACAGCTACCCACGCTGTGGCAGGAAAAGGGATGGTCGTTGACGACAGCCCCCTGA
- a CDS encoding NCS2 family permease → MDKSQSGSVAEQGLLGRVFKLKQHGTTVRTETIAGFTTFLTMVYIVFVNPQILGAAGMDTKAVFVTTCLIAAFGSIFMGLLANLPVALAPAMGLNAFFAFVVVGTMGLPWQVAMGAIFWGSVGFLLLTVFQVRYWMIANIPLSLRLGIASGIGLFIAMIGLKNAGIIVPNPETLVSVGKLTSHSVLLGVLGFFIIVVLASRNIHAAVLISIAVTTLLGALLGDVKFTGVFSMPPSVSNVVGQVDLAGSLNIGLSGVIFSFMLVNLFDSSGTLIGVTDKAGLVDARGKFPQMKQALYVDSISSVVGSFIGTSSVTAYIESSSGVSIGGRTGLTAVVVGILFLLVMFLSPLAGMVPAYAAAGALIYVGVLMTSSLARVNWDDLTEAVPAFVTAVMMPFSFSITEGIALGFISYAVMKAATGRWRDISPCVIVVAILFLLKIVFIDAH, encoded by the coding sequence ATGGATAAATCTCAGTCTGGTTCCGTTGCTGAGCAAGGGCTGTTGGGGCGCGTGTTCAAACTGAAGCAACACGGCACCACCGTTCGTACTGAAACCATTGCCGGGTTCACGACTTTCCTGACGATGGTGTATATCGTTTTCGTTAACCCGCAGATTCTGGGCGCGGCCGGAATGGACACCAAAGCGGTGTTTGTTACCACCTGTCTTATCGCCGCTTTTGGTAGTATTTTCATGGGGTTGCTGGCTAACCTGCCGGTTGCACTGGCACCTGCCATGGGCCTGAACGCCTTTTTCGCGTTCGTTGTGGTCGGCACCATGGGCCTGCCGTGGCAGGTGGCGATGGGCGCTATTTTCTGGGGCTCGGTAGGGTTCCTGTTGTTGACGGTATTCCAGGTTCGCTATTGGATGATCGCCAATATTCCGCTCAGTTTACGCTTGGGTATCGCCAGCGGTATTGGTCTGTTTATCGCCATGATTGGCCTGAAAAACGCTGGGATTATCGTGCCGAACCCGGAAACGCTGGTGTCGGTTGGCAAGCTGACCTCGCACAGCGTGCTGTTGGGTGTGCTGGGCTTTTTCATTATCGTGGTGCTGGCATCGCGCAATATTCATGCGGCGGTGTTGATCTCCATCGCGGTCACCACGCTGCTGGGCGCGTTGTTGGGGGATGTGAAATTCACTGGCGTATTTTCCATGCCGCCGAGCGTCAGCAATGTCGTCGGGCAGGTTGATTTGGCCGGATCGCTGAATATCGGTCTGTCCGGGGTGATTTTCTCTTTCATGCTGGTGAACCTGTTTGACTCGTCCGGCACGCTGATTGGCGTGACTGATAAAGCTGGCCTGGTGGATGCGCGCGGTAAATTCCCGCAGATGAAACAGGCGCTGTATGTGGACAGTATCAGTTCGGTGGTAGGGTCATTTATCGGTACGTCGTCTGTGACCGCCTACATCGAAAGCTCTTCCGGTGTTTCTATCGGTGGCCGTACCGGCCTGACGGCCGTCGTGGTGGGGATATTGTTCCTGTTGGTGATGTTCCTGTCGCCGCTGGCAGGGATGGTACCGGCCTATGCAGCCGCGGGTGCGCTGATTTATGTTGGTGTGCTGATGACGTCCAGTCTGGCCCGCGTCAACTGGGATGATTTGACCGAAGCCGTACCGGCGTTTGTGACCGCCGTGATGATGCCGTTCTCCTTCTCGATCACAGAAGGCATCGCGTTGGGCTTTATATCCTACGCGGTGATGAAAGCGGCAACGGGTCGCTGGCGCGACATCAGCCCGTGTGTGATTGTGGTTGCGATACTGTTCCTGCTGAAGATCGTGTTTATCGACGCCCACTAA
- a CDS encoding 4'-phosphopantetheinyl transferase family protein: protein MTCHFVRWASTEALPDLQRLSDDLISSTHSFSVKRRERYLKSRALLAEMMFYFFGYPVLPPLMVSPNGRPCFVDPHLPDFSLGYAGNTIAILLSEEGKVGMDVEIVRVWSRETPPHLQTQTHAEKAWIDAQIDPLEAATQLCTIRQSVLKIPGFNIGGPESLKLHPASGRLRSRHIPDVEVISDIDDYLAWACAHTPRLDRLVMWNYTSAYGMRKSGEIIQQQRQSRRYIKLSSHATENASAQYAM, encoded by the coding sequence ATGACCTGTCATTTCGTCAGGTGGGCAAGCACGGAAGCGTTACCCGATCTGCAACGGTTATCGGATGACCTGATTTCATCCACGCACAGCTTTTCAGTGAAACGCCGCGAGCGTTATCTGAAGAGCCGCGCGCTGTTGGCAGAAATGATGTTTTATTTTTTCGGTTATCCAGTACTTCCACCTTTAATGGTCTCACCTAACGGCAGACCCTGTTTTGTCGATCCGCATCTCCCCGACTTCAGCCTTGGCTACGCAGGAAATACCATCGCAATCCTGCTGAGCGAAGAAGGTAAAGTGGGAATGGATGTGGAAATTGTCCGCGTCTGGAGTCGTGAAACGCCCCCTCACCTGCAAACACAGACCCACGCAGAAAAAGCCTGGATTGACGCTCAGATAGATCCGTTGGAAGCGGCTACCCAGCTGTGCACCATCCGTCAGTCGGTACTGAAAATTCCCGGCTTCAACATCGGGGGGCCGGAATCGCTAAAATTGCATCCCGCCTCGGGTCGTCTGCGCTCCCGGCATATTCCGGATGTGGAAGTAATAAGCGACATCGATGATTATCTGGCCTGGGCTTGTGCCCATACCCCGCGTCTTGATCGGTTGGTGATGTGGAATTACACCTCGGCTTACGGCATGCGTAAATCCGGTGAAATCATCCAGCAACAACGTCAGTCGCGGCGCTATATCAAACTCAGCAGCCACGCGACGGAAAACGCGTCTGCGCAGTATGCGATGTGA
- a CDS encoding 4Fe-4S dicluster domain-containing protein produces MNQFVIADAAKCIGCRTCEIACAVAHAGGNQQKLNKSHFFPRLKVIKNANVSTPVLCHQCENAPCASVCPHDALVRHQDSIQVISSRCIGCKSCVIACPFGAINVVTPTFDGETSAPSLSGSEVHKCDLCIGVADSPSCVRVCPTSALTLVTPQALAEQVYEKQQCSAWNHADISLR; encoded by the coding sequence ATGAATCAGTTTGTAATCGCAGACGCCGCCAAATGTATTGGTTGTCGCACCTGCGAGATTGCCTGTGCCGTCGCCCACGCCGGTGGCAACCAACAAAAATTGAATAAATCGCATTTTTTTCCGCGCCTTAAAGTAATAAAAAATGCTAACGTGAGTACACCAGTATTGTGCCATCAGTGTGAAAACGCCCCCTGCGCCAGCGTTTGTCCGCACGATGCGCTGGTGCGGCATCAAGATAGTATTCAGGTAATTTCATCGCGGTGTATTGGCTGTAAAAGTTGCGTAATCGCCTGTCCGTTCGGCGCCATCAACGTGGTGACGCCCACATTCGACGGCGAGACATCTGCCCCCTCGCTATCAGGCAGTGAAGTTCATAAATGCGACCTGTGTATCGGCGTTGCCGATAGCCCGTCCTGTGTTCGTGTGTGCCCAACATCGGCATTAACACTGGTGACACCGCAGGCACTGGCCGAGCAGGTTTATGAAAAGCAGCAATGCTCTGCATGGAATCACGCAGATATCAGTCTGCGCTGA
- the aegA gene encoding formate-dependent uric acid utilization protein AegA, protein MNQFVIANAKDCIGCNACEIACVISHNHGCYPENREDFHPRIRVYHQGDQHTAVTCRHCEDSPCAKVCPTQALVRKQDGIQLIAEKCIGCKTCVLACPFGAISVENQAQGASAHKCDLCIGRPEGQACVEACPTQALHLVSEHSLEEQRREKQLRMAQTGIPGTPRAIPTFAATACRPLDNRKHWPRRDAVKKPLEERVATFNEIYHGFDAEHAHDQASRCLHCGQNAICEWTCPLHNNIPALLQLVQEGRILDAAELSHRTSSLPEICGRVCPQDRLCEGACTLGRGYGAVTVGNIERYITDTAMSMGWQPDLSRVTPTGKRAAIIGAGPAGLACADVLARHGVQAVVFDRHPEIGGLLTFGIPAFKLDKSVLARRREIFSAMGIEFRLNTEVGTDISMTQLLAEFDTLFLGVGTYRSMKAGLENEDAPGVYDALPFLIANTKQVMELPALPNEPYVSMQGKRVLVLGGGDTAMDCLRTSIRQGATSVTCAYRRDEANMPGSRKEVKNAREEGVEFIFNVQPLKIYLNDDGAVCGVGLIRTEMGEPDASGRRRPKPVPGSEFVQPADAVITAFGFQTHSMPWLQHAHISLDRWGHITTTPVDNRYPCQTSHRQVFAGGDAVRGADLVVTAIADGRKAAQGMLRVMGLESQDMSLPVSTMVQQENRL, encoded by the coding sequence ATGAATCAGTTTGTTATCGCAAATGCGAAGGATTGTATTGGCTGTAATGCCTGCGAGATTGCCTGCGTGATTTCCCACAATCACGGGTGTTATCCGGAAAACAGGGAAGATTTTCACCCCCGAATCAGGGTTTATCATCAGGGCGATCAACACACAGCGGTCACCTGCCGCCATTGTGAAGACTCACCTTGTGCAAAAGTATGCCCCACACAGGCGCTGGTCAGAAAACAGGACGGTATTCAGTTGATCGCCGAGAAGTGCATTGGTTGCAAAACCTGCGTGCTGGCGTGTCCGTTTGGTGCCATCTCCGTCGAAAACCAGGCGCAGGGTGCCAGCGCGCACAAATGCGACCTGTGTATTGGCCGTCCTGAAGGGCAGGCTTGTGTAGAAGCCTGTCCTACACAGGCACTCCATCTTGTAAGTGAACACTCACTTGAAGAGCAACGTCGGGAAAAGCAATTGCGTATGGCGCAAACCGGTATCCCCGGCACGCCGCGGGCTATTCCCACCTTTGCCGCCACGGCGTGCCGCCCGCTGGACAACCGGAAGCACTGGCCGCGCCGGGATGCGGTCAAAAAACCGCTGGAAGAACGGGTCGCCACGTTTAACGAAATCTATCATGGCTTCGACGCAGAACACGCTCACGATCAAGCCAGCCGTTGCCTGCATTGTGGTCAGAACGCCATCTGCGAATGGACCTGCCCACTGCACAATAATATTCCCGCGCTACTGCAACTGGTGCAGGAAGGACGCATTCTCGATGCCGCCGAGTTGTCACACCGAACCAGCAGCTTGCCGGAAATCTGCGGTCGGGTCTGCCCACAGGACAGGTTATGCGAAGGTGCCTGTACGCTGGGCCGGGGTTATGGCGCCGTCACTGTCGGTAATATCGAACGTTATATCACCGATACCGCGATGAGCATGGGCTGGCAGCCAGACCTAAGCCGGGTTACCCCCACCGGCAAACGCGCGGCCATCATTGGTGCCGGACCGGCCGGACTGGCGTGTGCCGATGTACTGGCACGCCACGGCGTACAGGCGGTGGTCTTTGACAGGCACCCTGAAATTGGCGGGTTACTGACCTTCGGTATTCCGGCTTTCAAACTGGATAAATCGGTGTTGGCACGGCGTCGGGAAATATTCAGCGCGATGGGGATCGAGTTTCGCCTGAATACCGAAGTCGGTACCGATATCAGTATGACGCAGTTGCTGGCTGAGTTTGACACGCTGTTCCTTGGCGTCGGCACCTACCGCTCCATGAAAGCGGGTCTGGAGAATGAAGACGCCCCCGGTGTCTATGACGCGCTACCGTTCCTGATAGCCAATACCAAGCAGGTCATGGAGTTACCGGCCTTACCCAATGAGCCTTATGTATCAATGCAAGGTAAGCGTGTACTGGTACTGGGCGGCGGCGACACCGCGATGGACTGCCTGCGCACATCGATCCGTCAGGGTGCGACCTCCGTTACCTGTGCCTATCGGCGTGATGAAGCCAACATGCCGGGCTCACGTAAAGAGGTGAAAAACGCCCGTGAAGAAGGCGTGGAATTTATCTTCAATGTTCAACCACTCAAGATTTACCTGAACGATGATGGGGCGGTTTGCGGTGTCGGCCTGATTCGTACTGAAATGGGTGAACCGGACGCCAGCGGTCGTCGTCGGCCCAAACCCGTGCCAGGCTCTGAATTCGTGCAGCCTGCAGACGCGGTGATCACCGCATTTGGGTTCCAGACGCACAGCATGCCGTGGCTACAACATGCCCATATCTCGCTGGACCGCTGGGGCCATATCACAACGACGCCTGTTGATAACAGATACCCCTGCCAGACCAGCCATCGGCAGGTATTCGCCGGTGGCGACGCGGTGCGGGGTGCTGATTTGGTGGTCACCGCTATCGCGGATGGCCGTAAGGCTGCACAGGGTATGCTGCGAGTGATGGGGCTTGAGAGTCAGGACATGTCACTGCCGGTCAGTACGATGGTGCAACAGGAGAATCGGTTATGA